TTTTCCATGCTTCCAAATTATAGGCTACCAATAAAGCAAATGTTTGATTTCCGTTCATTAATACAAAATCGCCTTCCTTATTCTTTACTGCAATTCCTACACGGTCAGCATCTGGATCAGTTGCCATCACAACATCAGCATTTACTTCTTTTGCTTTTTTGAGTGCTAAAGTCATTGCTTCAGCTTCTTCTGGGTTTGGATAAACTACTGTTGGGAAATTTCCGTCTGTTAGAGCTTGTTCTTCTACTACATGAATATTTTCAAATCTCAATTTTCTCAATGCCTTTGGTACAAGTGTAATTCCTGTTCCGTGAATTGGTGTATAAACGATTGATAAATCTTTTTGACGTTTTACAATTTCTCTTGTTTTTTTATCAGCTAAAGGTTCTAGTATTTGATACAAATATTCTTTATCAATTTCTACTCCTATGCTTCTTATCAAATCTGGTTTTCCTTCAAATTTTATTTCATCTACACTTTTTATCGCCTGTACTTCTGTGATAATGTTTTTGTCGTGAGGAGCAACTACTTGTCCACCATCTTCCCAATAGGCTTTATAACCGTTGTATTCCTTTGGATTGTGTGAAGCTGTCAAGACAACACCACTTTTGCAACCCAAATGACGAATGGCAAAAGAAAGCTCTGGAGTAGGACGCAGTGCAGTAAATAAATATACTTTTATATCATTGGCAGAAAAAACATCGGCTACAATTTGAGCAAATTCAGGTGAATTATTACGACTATCATAAGCAATAGCTACACTAATATCTCCTTCTTTTTTATTTGGAAATGATTTTTTGAGGTAATTTGAAAGTCCTTGAGTAGCTGCACCGACTGTATAACGGTTCATTCGGTTCGTGCCAACTCCCATAAGTCCACGAAGTCCACCTGTTCCAAATTCTAAATCTTTATAGAAAGCGTCTGCAAGGTCTGTTTCAGATAGTTTTTTGATAGCTTCCTTAGTTTCATTGTCATAATTTCCGTCTAACCAATGATTAACTTTTTGTTGAATAGTTGTTTCTAGCATAAAAAATAGTTTCTATGTTGTTGGTGTCGCTACGCTAAAACACCAATAACGGCAAGGTTTATAAAGAATATTGTTTGAATGTCATTTATTAATAACTTCAAAAATAAGTAAATGAATTTTGATTTTAATAATTGTCAGAATTTTCATCACAGAAAACTAGTTTTGTTTTGCAAATTTGCTTGAAATCAACATAAATTTGGATAGTTAGCTTTTATTTTGACTTTTGAAATGTTATTTTGAATAAAACTAATAGAATAACCAAACAACTTAAAAAATGACAAATAATTATGAAAGCAAACTCATCTAACTCAGTCCTCTGACAAAAGATTTTGAAACGAGATAAAAAAAAGCCATAATTGAGTTTCTTACAAAATTTTTCTCACAAAATTTTCTCAATTATGGCAAAAGCAAAGTATGCTTCTAGTGGTAAAGTTACAAAATTAGTTACTGTTTTATCTTCTCATTTAACAGAGTTTCATTTTGCACGAGTTCAATTTATAGGTCTTTTTGTAATAGCTGTTATAAAAGTAGGATTAGGAGGGTTGATTCAAATTGCTACAGCTTTTGAACGGAATGTAGAATGCAGCTCCTCTTTACGTCGTATTGAACGCTTTTTAAATCACTATAACCTTGATTTTAAGGCAATTACTCGTTTAATTGTTTCTTTACAAGGTATTGATAAGTGGAAGGATATTGTTTTATGTCTTGACCGTTCCAATTGGAAAGTGGGTAAAAAAAATATAAATATTTTGTTACTTTCAGCAGCTTATAAGAATGTTTCAGTGCCTCTTATTTGGTCTGTTTTTCCAAAAAAAGGAAACTCTTCTACTGAAGAACGCATCGAATTAATAGAACGTTTTTTATCTATTTTTCCTAACCTATCTATTTCTTCTATTGTAGCAGATAGAGAGTTTGTAGGTCAAAAATGGTTTACTTATTTATCAGGAAAAAACTTTGATTTTGTAATGCGACTAAAGTCTAATTTTAAAGCGACTAGAAAAGGTAAAACAAAGTCAATTGCAGCATGGTGTAGAGGACTGGCTATTTCAGAAACGTATCATTTAGAGGGTGTTTTTATAGTCAATGGTGTAGAAGTATATTTATCTGTAAGCAGAACACAAAAAGGATATATTTATCTAGCTTCACCTGTTTTTTTAGAAAACGCTTTTGAAATTTATAAACAACGTTGGGAAATAGAAACG
This is a stretch of genomic DNA from Bernardetia sp. MNP-M8. It encodes these proteins:
- a CDS encoding phospho-sugar mutase is translated as MLETTIQQKVNHWLDGNYDNETKEAIKKLSETDLADAFYKDLEFGTGGLRGLMGVGTNRMNRYTVGAATQGLSNYLKKSFPNKKEGDISVAIAYDSRNNSPEFAQIVADVFSANDIKVYLFTALRPTPELSFAIRHLGCKSGVVLTASHNPKEYNGYKAYWEDGGQVVAPHDKNIITEVQAIKSVDEIKFEGKPDLIRSIGVEIDKEYLYQILEPLADKKTREIVKRQKDLSIVYTPIHGTGITLVPKALRKLRFENIHVVEEQALTDGNFPTVVYPNPEEAEAMTLALKKAKEVNADVVMATDPDADRVGIAVKNKEGDFVLMNGNQTFALLVAYNLEAWKNAGKINGNQMVIKTIVTTELIKEITQKYGVNIYDTLTGFKHIAALIESKKQAGSKEEFILGGEESYGYLIGDEVRDKDGVASCASIALLAAYAKDKGFSLFEWLIEIYKEYGFYLEQLVSITKKGQQGASQIEEMMKTFRQNPPKKLAGSDLLSVYDYQNQTILDVQKGTSKPMETDLPKSNVLAFYTEDGSKISMRPSGTEPKIKFYFSVKDDLDKTEDYEKVKKELQAKIQKQIVDLGIN
- a CDS encoding IS4 family transposase; this translates as MAKAKYASSGKVTKLVTVLSSHLTEFHFARVQFIGLFVIAVIKVGLGGLIQIATAFERNVECSSSLRRIERFLNHYNLDFKAITRLIVSLQGIDKWKDIVLCLDRSNWKVGKKNINILLLSAAYKNVSVPLIWSVFPKKGNSSTEERIELIERFLSIFPNLSISSIVADREFVGQKWFTYLSGKNFDFVMRLKSNFKATRKGKTKSIAAWCRGLAISETYHLEGVFIVNGVEVYLSVSRTQKGYIYLASPVFLENAFEIYKQRWEIETLFKALKTQGFKLENTKLTEPEKIAKLLALCSIAFVWCYKVGEWKHKKTKIRVCSNGYNEYSFFRYGLLEIKKILNNPMSKETKFNQKIKVLSME